The following coding sequences are from one Mytilus trossulus isolate FHL-02 chromosome 8, PNRI_Mtr1.1.1.hap1, whole genome shotgun sequence window:
- the LOC134682003 gene encoding uncharacterized protein LOC134682003 — MNFINILKAVGLFICYSIISVKSAPTCTDPSNLQTRFNSLNGGIDYRSLFFTEGWTQNTLEADFGQLVYFGIDKAQSSCPSTFLKGSNLPLMVRTSCPWYLEKTPYSAETFPHEIYRASTKCTKCIDASGDQKCSPIQQKIQVLKRAGCANGYYKYEVTETYIPVAYVCEQPREVVNDVQITTARPPADGPEEM, encoded by the exons ATGAATTTTATCAAT ATCCTTAAAGCTGTCGGACTATTCATCTGCTACAGTATCATATCTGTCAAAAGTGCCCCCACATGTACAGATCCATCAAATTTACAGACCCGATTCAATAGTTTAAATGGAGGTATAGATTACAGATCATTATTTTTCACGGAAGGTTGGACACAGAACACACTAGAAGCTGACTTCGgtcaacttgtatattttggtatAGATAAAGCTCAAAGCAGCTGTCCttcaacatttttaaagggATCTAATCTTCCTTTAATGGTACGTACATCATGCCCTTGGTATTTAGAGAAGACTCCATACAGCGCTGAAACATTCCCCCATGAAATCTATAGAGCTAGCACTAAATGTACCAAGTGTATTGATGCTTCCGGGGATCAAAAATGTTCACCAATTCAACAGAAAATCCAAGTATTAAAAAGAGCAGGTTGTGCAAATGGATATTATAAATATGAAGTAACTGAAACTTATATTCCAGTAGCCTATGTATGTGAACAGCCAAGAGAAGTCGTTAATGATGTACAAATAACCACTGCTCGTCCACCAGCTGACGGACCAGAGGAAATGTAA